Proteins from a single region of Syntrophorhabdaceae bacterium:
- a CDS encoding DEAD/DEAH box helicase family protein translates to MFEPKIFQSECAKLMADRYAFFANHPDRPRRGNKPRPFFQALSALTGAGKTPILAQAVAHMRMYFSGEPIVLWMSKARSVVAQTFTNFSPGGKYDEILDGFRVINIQDLTPTLITDATTPLLVMTTTGLFNNKDQSAGVLNIYKRDNDLFGDKSPWDRLIERTDDGKRRPLLIVYDEGHNLSEQQANLLTELETDAYLLASATLKLPANFQKSVIQPIRLWVEESDDRNTFEALRAVNNDGQAEAEQFITTVVSSEKVVNAQLVKKAIQFDGTTAPMEHCIDDLMKRLTTLNNEIVARSLGFKPKAIYVCKTNIADDGEKDDGRKPFAQRKAPPIRIWRYLVEQKRVLPKDIAIYADLRFVEGNKPEEVNLFSRGENDFDEFRSSDFQHIIFNLSLQEGWDDPACYLAYIDKSMGSSIQVEQVIGRVLRQYGVSHYENPLLNSAHFFLRVDNQRVFTDAIGSVKAKLLSEGAPIEITDNFSSSGNVTVEDLEPKTDVAIKLHRIFVDSTAAKKRIAEIEDEFPIFIEGDPNTIGEAHTASQVIDLIEPGRDRGTVKWKSEGQTNPVRLRWLATMAIRMRSLQALAAVDLQHPKFDVRVQVQSIADRLADAFGEKVVSAFYKFSELSYESAAPVRFGTIRVPKKAPVFKNGLYARYNGFNGLELAFAKALDVVGLVWHRNPSSGGFYIPLLSEGNTANFYPDFIVWKKSMIYCLDTKGGHLLSDAVARKLFDIKEGNKSKLQVRFISEGKQLELGGKATKGGYTVWKMKSGTPTPIPAIDLKSAVEESLK, encoded by the coding sequence ATGTTTGAACCGAAAATATTTCAGAGTGAATGTGCCAAACTCATGGCCGATCGCTACGCGTTTTTCGCCAACCATCCTGACCGTCCCAGGAGAGGCAATAAACCCCGTCCGTTTTTTCAGGCACTCTCAGCGCTTACAGGGGCGGGTAAGACGCCTATTCTTGCTCAGGCCGTAGCGCACATGAGAATGTATTTTTCCGGTGAGCCAATTGTGTTGTGGATGTCAAAGGCAAGGTCAGTGGTGGCTCAGACCTTCACTAATTTTTCACCAGGTGGAAAGTACGACGAAATCCTAGATGGATTTCGCGTCATAAACATTCAGGATTTGACCCCGACGCTGATAACGGATGCCACGACCCCTCTCTTAGTAATGACTACGACGGGGCTATTCAATAATAAGGATCAATCCGCAGGCGTGTTGAACATCTACAAACGCGATAATGATTTATTTGGTGACAAATCTCCTTGGGACCGGCTTATAGAGCGTACTGATGACGGAAAACGCCGGCCGCTTCTGATTGTTTACGATGAAGGGCACAACCTTTCCGAACAGCAAGCCAATCTACTAACGGAATTAGAAACAGACGCCTATTTATTGGCCAGCGCGACGCTTAAGCTGCCCGCTAATTTTCAAAAATCGGTTATTCAGCCTATCCGTTTGTGGGTCGAGGAATCCGACGACCGGAATACTTTCGAGGCCTTACGGGCTGTCAACAACGATGGGCAAGCTGAGGCTGAGCAATTCATCACAACTGTTGTGAGCAGCGAAAAGGTTGTCAACGCCCAGCTTGTGAAGAAAGCCATCCAATTCGATGGCACGACCGCCCCGATGGAGCATTGCATCGATGACCTCATGAAGCGTCTGACGACCCTCAACAACGAGATTGTGGCGCGTTCTTTGGGGTTCAAGCCGAAAGCGATTTATGTCTGCAAAACTAACATCGCGGACGACGGAGAAAAGGACGACGGCAGAAAGCCCTTCGCTCAACGAAAAGCTCCGCCGATTCGTATCTGGCGCTATCTCGTGGAACAAAAAAGGGTGTTGCCCAAAGATATTGCTATCTACGCCGACCTTCGCTTCGTCGAGGGGAACAAACCGGAGGAAGTAAATCTATTTTCCAGGGGCGAGAACGACTTCGACGAGTTTCGGAGTAGCGACTTCCAACACATCATTTTCAACCTGTCGCTACAAGAGGGCTGGGACGATCCAGCATGCTATCTGGCCTACATCGACAAAAGCATGGGGTCATCTATCCAAGTCGAGCAGGTTATAGGTCGGGTACTGCGACAATACGGTGTCTCGCACTACGAAAACCCATTGTTAAATAGCGCGCACTTCTTTCTTCGCGTGGACAACCAACGTGTCTTCACTGACGCTATCGGTAGTGTCAAGGCAAAGTTGCTTTCTGAGGGCGCACCAATTGAAATCACTGATAACTTTTCATCTAGCGGTAACGTGACAGTGGAAGATCTAGAGCCAAAGACCGACGTGGCCATAAAATTGCATCGTATCTTCGTCGATTCTACGGCTGCCAAAAAGCGCATTGCGGAGATCGAGGATGAATTCCCCATTTTTATCGAGGGCGACCCGAACACCATTGGCGAAGCACACACAGCGTCACAGGTGATCGATTTAATCGAGCCCGGTAGGGATCGCGGGACGGTAAAATGGAAAAGCGAAGGACAAACGAATCCGGTGCGGCTACGCTGGCTGGCAACAATGGCCATTCGTATGCGATCATTACAGGCTCTAGCGGCGGTAGATTTACAGCATCCTAAGTTCGACGTGCGGGTGCAAGTACAGAGCATAGCAGATAGATTGGCTGATGCTTTCGGCGAGAAGGTCGTATCGGCTTTTTATAAATTTTCAGAGCTGTCCTATGAAAGCGCAGCTCCAGTCAGATTTGGGACAATACGTGTGCCTAAGAAGGCCCCCGTTTTCAAGAATGGATTGTATGCGCGTTATAACGGATTTAATGGGCTTGAACTGGCATTCGCTAAAGCTCTCGATGTAGTGGGGTTGGTCTGGCATCGAAATCCCTCTAGCGGAGGGTTCTATATCCCGCTGCTGTCTGAAGGCAATACCGCTAACTTCTACCCCGATTTTATTGTCTGGAAGAAAAGTATGATTTACTGTCTCGATACCAAGGGCGGTCACTTGTTATCTGATGCCGTTGCACGCAAATTGTTCGACATCAAAGAGGGCAACAAAAGCAAGCTTCAGGTACGATTCATTTCGGAAGGTAAGCAATTGGAGCTTGGTGGGAAGGCTACCAAGGGGGGATATACAGTCTGGAAAATGAAATCTGGAACCCCAACGCCTATCCCTGCTATCGATCTTAAATCTGCGGTGGAAGAAAGCCTTAAGTAG